Genomic segment of Erythrobacter sp. BLCC-B19:
GACGCCTATACGCTCGACGGGTTCGACTCCGAGGGCATCTTCCCGAGCGTGCTGGGCCATGAAGGCGCAGGCATCGTGCGCGAGGTCGGCGCGGGGGTGACCAGCGTGAAGCCGGGCGATCACGTGATCCCGCTCTACACCCCCGAATGCCGCCAGTGTAAGTCGTGCCTCAGCGGCAAGACCAACCTGTGCACGGCCATCAGGGCCACCCAGGGTAAGGGGCTGATGCCGGATGGCACCACCCGCTTCAGCTACAAGGGCAAGCCGATCTACCACTACATGGGCTGCTCGACCTTCTCGAACTTCACGGTGCTGCCCGAAATCGCGGTCGCCAAGATCCGTGAAGACGCGCCGTTCCAGAGCGCCTGCTACATCGGCTGCGGCGTCACCACCGGGGTCGGCGCGGTGACCAACACCGCCAAGGTGCAGGTCGGCGACAATGTCGTGGTCTTCGGCCTCGGCGGGATCGGCCTCAATGTCATCCAGGGCGCGCGGCTGGCGGGCGCGAACCTCATCATCGGGGTCGACATCAACCCCGCGCGCGAGGAATGGGGCAAGCGCTTCGGCATGACCCACTTCCTGAACTCCAAGGGCATGAGCCGCGAGGAGGTGGTCGCCAAGGTGGTCGAGATGACCGATGGCGGCGCGGATTACACCTTCGATGCCACCGGCAACACCGAAGTGATGCGCACGGCGCTCGAAGCCTGCCACCGCGGCTGGGGCACCTCGGTCATCATCGGGGTCGCCGAAGCGGGCAAGGAAATCGCCACCCGCCCGTTCCAGCTCGTCACCGGGCGCAACTGGCGCGGCACGGCGTTCGGCGGGGCCAAGGGCCGCACCGATGTGCCCAAGATCGTCGACATGTACATGACCGGCAAGATCGAGATCGACCCGATGATCACCCACGTCATGGGCCTCGAAGAGATCAACACCGCCTTCGATCTGATGCACGAAGGCAAGTCGATCCGTTCCGTAGTGGTGTTCTGAGCCTGCGTCCCCGCCCCTGCCGGGGGCGTGGTTAACCCGCTGGTTACACCGTATCACTATAGCCTGTCCCGAGCCCCAAACCGGCGCCCGGGACACGTAATGTACGAAAGCAGGATTGCAGCCGACCATCTGACGGTCACGGCGGTTGAGGGCTTTCCGCCCGAACTCAACACGCTCGCCGCCTGCAATCTGGCAGGGCATGGCTTCCTGCGCGCGGCATGGTATGCGGCCCGCTCTCCGCAACAGGGCCGCACGCTGCTGCTGCGGCGCGAGGATGACGGCGCTGCGCTCGCGGCGATCCCCACGATTGCCTTCGGCCCGGTGATCGGCCGCGCGCGCAAGGTGCCGGGTTCCTACTGGCCCTTGCGCAGCCCCCTGATTGCGCCGGATTGCGATGTGTTCGAACTGGCCCACGCGCTCGACCATCCCGCCGCCGCGCGCTGCCTTGGCGGGGTGTGGCGGGTCGGCCCGGTGCGGGGCGATGCGCCCGCCACCGAGCTCCTGATCGCGGCCGCCCAGCTCGCCAATTGGGCGGTGCTGTCGCGGCCTGCCGGGACAAGCTGGGTGATCGACCTTGATGCCGCCCGCGCGCGCGGCTGGCCGAGCAGCGCCACCGCCCGCAAATTGCGTGCGGTGTGGCGCAAGCTTGAAGAACAGGGCACGCCCAGCTGGCGCTATGTCAGGGGCGCGGAATGGGACACCGCCGCGCTCGAGGCGATGGGGACGGTCGAGGCAGGCAGCTGGATCGCGCGCCTTACCGATGGCAGCGGGGCGAAGTTCATGACCTCGGCCCAGCGTTCCTTGTGGAGCTATGCGCTGACCGATCCGATGCTGGCCGAGATGCTGTGCGCCACCATCCTGATGCTCGATAACCGCCCGATCGCCTTCAGCTTCGATCTCGACGATGGCGCGCTGCAATATGGCATTGCGGGCAGCTATGTCGAAGCGCTGGGGCACCTCGGGATCGGCAAGCTCACCAATTACCGCGCGATGGAAGATGCGATCGCCGATGGGCAGAGCGTGATGGACATGGGCGTGGGCGATACCGGCTACAAGCAGGCGATGGGCGCCCTCGAGGGCTATGCGATGTCCGACCTGCTGTTCGTGCGCAATCGTTCCGCTGCAATGATGCTGGCGCAGGCCTGGGGGCCGGAGCTGCTGCCGACCGCCGCCACGCGGGCGCTGATGCCGGGCAGGTTCCCCTATGGCTGACCCGACCGAAACCCCCGCCCCCCGCCCCTCGCTCGCCGCGCAGGTGCGAACCGCGGTGATCTGGCGATCGGGCAGCCAGGTGCTGACCCAGATCGTGTCATGGGCCTCGACCCTGATCGTGATCCGCCTGCTCGCGCCGGAGGATTACGGTCTGTTCGCGATGGCGCAGGTCATGCTGACGCTGCTCAGCACCATGAACGGCTGGGGTCTCGCCAGCGCGCTGATCCGCGAGGACGAGGTCAGCGAGGAACGGCTGCGCCAGACGCTCGGGATGCTGATCCTGCTCAATGGCGGCCTTGCCCTCACCCAGTTCATCGCCGCGCCGCTGGTGGCCGCGTGGTTCGAACAGCCGATGGTGACGCAGCTCCTGCGGGTGCAATCGCTGCTTTACCTCGCGGTGCCGTTCTGTGCGCTGCCGCACGCGATCCTTTCGCGGCGCATGGACTTCCGCCGCCCGGCGCAGGTGCGCCTTGCCGCGGCGCTCGCAGGGGCGATCACGGCGCTGACGGGGGCGCTGAGCGGCTGGGGCGTGTGGACGCTGGTGAGCGCGCCGATGATGATGCTGCTGACCGAAGCGGTCGGCATGACCTGGGCCGCCCGCGCGCCGATCCGTCCCAGTTTCCGCTTTACCGGCGCGCGCCATATCGCGGGCTTTGGCGGGGTGATGACGGCGACCCAGATCTTCTGGTTCGTCCAGAGCCAGGCCGATGTGATGATCGCCGGGCGCGTGCTCGATCCGCACAGTCTCGGGGTTTACACCACAGGGCTGTTCCTCGCGCAGCTGATGGCGGCCAAGTTCGTGCCGCCGATCAACGAGGTCGCCTATGCCGCCTATTCGCGGCAGCAGACCGAAGGGCAGGCCGATCAGATCGCCCCGGCCCTGCTGGCGACCGTGCGGCTGGTGATGCTGGTGGGCCTACCCGCCTATGCCGGTCTGGCCGTGGTCGCGCCGGTGCTGGTGCCGGTGCTGCTGGGCGACAAGTGGGTGGGGATCGTCCCGCTCTTGCCGATCCTGGCGGGCGCAATGGCGATGCTGACGCTGCAAATCCTGTTTTCGCCCGCCACAAACGCGCGCGGCTTTCCGGGGATTGCGCTGAAGGTGACGATGCTGGGGAGCGTGGTGATGCCGCTCGCCTTCTTCACCGGATCCTATTGGGGCGTCGCGGGGTTCGTCTGGGGCTGGGTCGGCGGAATGGCGGTGCTGCTCGCGGCGACCATCGCGCTGTCGCGCGGCGTGCTGGGCTTCAGCCTGGCCGGCCTTGGCCGCGCGATCCTGCCGCCGCTGGCCGCCGCGCTGGTGATGGCGGGGGGCGTCGCGCTGATGCTGCGCGCGCTCCCTCAGACGCTGCCGCCGCTCGCAGCGCTGGCCTCTGCGGTGGCGCTGGGCGTGGCGCTCTACCTCGGCGCGCTGCACCTGATCGCGCCGGATCGCCTCGCCGAAGCGCTGCGCTTCGTGCGCAATCGCGGGGCCAGCGAGGATGCGCCGGCACCGCTTCCGGCGGAGTGATCCATCCTCCTCTCGCTATCAAAGCTGAGCAATTGACACCCCGCCTGCGATGCTCTTGGGGCAGGGGATGACCACGCCCCGGCCCGCTCCCGTCACCCGCACCTATCCCGTCAACGGCATCGATCTTGCCGTCCACCAATGGGCCTCTGACGGAGCGGGCGTGCCGCTGGTGTTCGCCCACGCGACCGGGTTTCATGGGCGCGTGTGGGGCGCTCTGGTCGACCATTTCGCCGATCACCCGGCCTATGGCATCGATATGCGCGGCCACGGCCTGTCGCGCGCCGCGCCGATTGCGGACTGGCGGGTGCTGGCGAGCGATGTTGCTGAATTTCTTGCACAATCCGGCCTCTCCGGGGTGGTCGGCATCGGCCATTCAATGGGCGCGCACACCCTGCTCCAGACCGCCGCGGATCATCCCGAGGCCTTCAGCCGCCTCGTGCTGTTCGACCCCGTGATCCTCGCGCCCGATTACTACGGCGATGGCACGCCGATCTTCACCGCCGACAACCCCCACCCCGCGATCCGCCGCAAGCGCGACTTCGCCAGCGCCGAGGCGATGATCGAACGCTTCCGCGCCCGCGACCCCTATGACCTGTTCGACGCCCGCGTTTTCGCAGATTACTGCCGCTACGGCCTCGTCCCCGCCGCCTCGGGTGAGGGAATGGAACTCGCCTGCCCGCCCGAAGTCGAGGCCAGCGTCTATGCCTCAAGCCGCAGCAATGGGGCCATTCTGGATGCCGCCCGCACGGTCGATATTCCGGTGCTGGTGGTGCGCGCGCAGCACACCAATCTCAACGATTTCAAGAGCTCGCCGACCTGGCCCGAACTGGCAAATGTCCTGCCGCAGGGGACCGACCTCTACCGGCCGGACATGACCCACTTCCACCCCTTCCAGGATCCGGCGGATGCGGCCAAGATCATCGCGGAATTTATTGTCTAGGCCACCTTTGGTGGCGCAGACCCCCCGCCCCAAAGTCCATGTTCGCAGAATGTTTCACGTGAAACATTGGCGATTCCTCAACCCGCCGCTTTCAGCACATCGCTGATATCCTGACGGATTTCGGCCATTTTCCTAATGTCCCGGTGAAGGATCTGCTCGCCGACCTGCCCCGCCAACCCGCCATAGAACGCCTTGAGGCTCGCCCCGAGCGGGTGGTCCGGGGCGACCGATCCGGCCAGCCACAGCAGGATCGTCTGCGCGCGCGTCAGCGGTTCACGGCTTGCGCAAGACCCGCCCAAAGCCTGTCTGCGATCGGCCAAAGACCGTTCAATCGCGATCACCGCCTGCCCGAGCGCGGCCTGCGCCTCTTCCAGACAGATCCGCGTCAGATCGGCCCCGCCCGAAGCCTCGATCCGCGCTTCGAGCGCGACCCGGCGATAGGCGGCGGCGGGGTTGCGGCTGAGCATCTGCATCGCGCGTCACTCCCCTCAATTATCGCTGTTCGACCAGATGTCGACCTGCTGGCGCAGGAAGGCGAGCGTCGATTGCGAGGCCGCCACCCGGCGTTCCGAGGCAGTGAATTCGCGCGTCAGCCGTTCGCGCAGGGCTTCCTGCTGCTCGGCAATCCGGGTCAGGCGCTCGTCACTGGCCGCCAGCTGCTTCTCGTAGCGGCTGAGCGACCCGCCGAGCGAGACCGGATCGGTCACCAGGCTGCTTTCGCGCGCGAAGCGATCGACCGTCGCGAACACCCCGTTGACCCCGGTGGTGAACATCGCCGCGACCGCATCGGGGTTGGTTTCGAGCGACCGGTTGAGCCGCGCGGTATCGAGCTTGAAGGTGCCGTCGCGGTTGAGCGCGAGGCCGAGATCGGCGAGCGTGCGCGGGTCATTGGTTCCCGCGCCCGGCATGACCACGCGGCCCGACAGCCCAGCCAGATCACGCCGGAACTCGCGCGCGCCCGGATCATTGCCCAGCTCGCCGCCAATCGGCGCGGCCAGATCATTGAGCTGGCCGACGATATCGTTGAGCGCGACGACGAAGTCTTCCATCACGCTGGTGATGGCGGTGGTGCTGGTGCCGAAGCTCAGCGTCGTCGGCGCGCCGGTGTTGGTGGCGGCAAGATCGAGCGTGAAGCCGCCCGGCAGGCCGGTCACCCGGTTGGTCGGGCTGGTCATCGCCACGCCATCCAGCGACAGCGTGGCATTGCGCGCGGTGGATTGCAGCAGCGCGCCGCCGCTGGCGGGCGTCCAGCCGAGATATTCGAGATCGCCCGCAACCGGCCCGCCGCCCATGCCGGTCGCTTCGAGCTGGAAGCCGTTGGCCGCGCCTTCGCGCCCCTTCATCACCAGCTGCGCGCCATTGGTGCCGGTGGCGACATAGGCCTGCACCGCGCCGCCGCTGGCCGTGTTGATCTTGCTCGCGAGCGTGGCGAGGGTGTCGGTATCGGTCACGGCAATGTCGATCCCCGCCCGCGCGGCATCGGGGGTGAAGCTTGTGCCGCTGACCGTGCCGAAGCGCAGGGTCAGCGTGCCCTCCCCCACCAGCGCATCGCGGCTGGCGAGCGGGCGTGAAAGCAGCGTCTGGCTGCGGGCGAGCTGCGTGACTTCAAGGCTGAAACTGCCGCGCGGAGACAGGCCGGGGGGCACGGTTACCGTCGCGACAGCAGGGTTGGCGAGCGTGCCCTTGGGGGCCAGATCGCCGGTGCGCACGCGGTCGCCCAGCGCGCTGGCAAGGCCGGTGATCGCGCCGCGCAGCTGGCTGGCAGCGGAAACCTGCGCCTCCAGCGAGGTCTTGCGCGCGGTGATCTGGTTGCGCTGCGCCGCATAGGTCGCAGCGGAGATGTCCGAGGCGAGCTTGGTGAAATCAACGCCGCTACCGGCGCCGAGCGCGGAAATGATCGATGAGCCTGCGGTTTCCATGATCGTCAGAACGGGCCTTTGCGCCGGTGATTAAGGGTGATCCTGTGGTCTTCCATCGCCATCGAAGCGCAGGGCTTGCGGCACCTCCACCACCGGGCGGCGCGGGCGTTGGCCGCGCTTCAGCGCCATCACGAAGGCCACGAGGGATGCGAGCGCGACATAGAGTTCCTCGCGCACCATCTGATTGGGGCGGGTGGTGAAATAGACCGCACGGGCAAGGCTCGGGTATTCCAGCACCGGCAGGCCGCTTTCCGTCGCGATCTCGCGCATGGCGAGCGCCGTCTCCCCCCGCCCCTTGCACAGCAGCAGCGGCGCGGGCGCGCGGGCCGGGTCATAGGTCAGCGCCACCGCAAAGTGCAGCGGGTTGACGATGATGAACTGCGCCTCCTGCATCGCCTTGGCCACACCCCCGCGCGCCAGATCGCGCTGGCGCTGGCGGCGGGCCGATTTCATCTCGGGCGAGCCTTCGGATTCCTTGTTCTCCTCGCGCATGTCCTGAAGGCTCATCTTCAGGCGCTTGTCGCGCTGGAAGCGTTGCAGGGGGTAGTCGATCCCGGCGATGATCAGCAGGCCGATCAGCAGCGCGCCGACAAGGCTGGCGATGGCATCGGTCGCAACGCCCAGCTGGCCTTCGAGCGTCAGCGTGCCGAGCGCGAGCAGTTCGGGCAGGCGGTCCTTGGCCCACACCCATGCAATCCCGCCCAGCAGCGCCAGCTTGGCCAGCCCCTTGCCCAGTTCGATCAGCCCCTGCCAGCCGAGGATGCGCTTGAAGCCCGACAGGGGATTGATGCGCGATCCCTTGAACCCCGCATTGCCCGCGACCCAGCGCCCGTCCTGCCCTAGCGCCAGTTGCGATATCGTGGTGACCGCGGCGACGATCAGCCCCAGCGCCAGCACCGGCGGCAGCGCGGCGAGCGCGGCATCGCCCATCGCCGCGCCGGGGGTGAAGCCGTCCAGCGCCGCCCGGTCGAAGTGGAAGCCCGCGCGCGCGACCTGCCCCAGCCCCTCGTTCAGCCACGCCCCCAGCCCCCACAGCCCCAGCGCCCCCGCGCCAGTGGCGGCGGCGGTGGCGAGTTCCTTCGACCGCAGCACGTCGCCCTTTTTGGCGGCGTCCTGACGGCGTTTGGCGGTGGGGGCGAAGGTCTTTTCGCCAGCGGTTTCCTCGGCCATGTCAGCGCGCCTCGATAAGGGCGGAGGATTGTTCGAGCGCGCTCTCGATCACGCCGCGCAGCTGGCCGACCATCACCGGCATGGCGATGATCAGCGCGGCGATCCCCGCGAGCACTCCGGCAGGCAGGCCCAAGGCGAAGAGGTTCAGCGAGGGGGCGGAGCGGGCGATGAGGCCGGTGACGATCTGCACCAGCAGCAGCACCAGCACCACCGGCAGCGCGATGGCGGCGGCGGCGGCAAGGCCATATCCCATGAACATCACCACCGCCTCGGCCCGCCACGCGCCGAACGCGAATTGTCCGGCAGGCAGCAGGCGGTAGCTCTCGATCAGCAGCTCGAACCACAAGAGATGCGCGCCCGTGGCGTAGAACAGCAGGCTGAGGACAAGCCCGAAGAAGGTGCCCAGCGCGCCCGATTGCGCGCCGCTCGCCGGGTCGATCGAGGTGGCGATGGCAAGGCCCATGGTGCCCGAAATCTGCTCGGCGGCGATCAGGGGAATGGCGAAGGCGA
This window contains:
- a CDS encoding GNAT family N-acetyltransferase; translation: MYESRIAADHLTVTAVEGFPPELNTLAACNLAGHGFLRAAWYAARSPQQGRTLLLRREDDGAALAAIPTIAFGPVIGRARKVPGSYWPLRSPLIAPDCDVFELAHALDHPAAARCLGGVWRVGPVRGDAPATELLIAAAQLANWAVLSRPAGTSWVIDLDAARARGWPSSATARKLRAVWRKLEEQGTPSWRYVRGAEWDTAALEAMGTVEAGSWIARLTDGSGAKFMTSAQRSLWSYALTDPMLAEMLCATILMLDNRPIAFSFDLDDGALQYGIAGSYVEALGHLGIGKLTNYRAMEDAIADGQSVMDMGVGDTGYKQAMGALEGYAMSDLLFVRNRSAAMMLAQAWGPELLPTAATRALMPGRFPYG
- a CDS encoding alpha/beta fold hydrolase, with product MTTPRPAPVTRTYPVNGIDLAVHQWASDGAGVPLVFAHATGFHGRVWGALVDHFADHPAYGIDMRGHGLSRAAPIADWRVLASDVAEFLAQSGLSGVVGIGHSMGAHTLLQTAADHPEAFSRLVLFDPVILAPDYYGDGTPIFTADNPHPAIRRKRDFASAEAMIERFRARDPYDLFDARVFADYCRYGLVPAASGEGMELACPPEVEASVYASSRSNGAILDAARTVDIPVLVVRAQHTNLNDFKSSPTWPELANVLPQGTDLYRPDMTHFHPFQDPADAAKIIAEFIV
- a CDS encoding EscU/YscU/HrcU family type III secretion system export apparatus switch protein; the encoded protein is MAEETAGEKTFAPTAKRRQDAAKKGDVLRSKELATAAATGAGALGLWGLGAWLNEGLGQVARAGFHFDRAALDGFTPGAAMGDAALAALPPVLALGLIVAAVTTISQLALGQDGRWVAGNAGFKGSRINPLSGFKRILGWQGLIELGKGLAKLALLGGIAWVWAKDRLPELLALGTLTLEGQLGVATDAIASLVGALLIGLLIIAGIDYPLQRFQRDKRLKMSLQDMREENKESEGSPEMKSARRQRQRDLARGGVAKAMQEAQFIIVNPLHFAVALTYDPARAPAPLLLCKGRGETALAMREIATESGLPVLEYPSLARAVYFTTRPNQMVREELYVALASLVAFVMALKRGQRPRRPVVEVPQALRFDGDGRPQDHP
- a CDS encoding S-(hydroxymethyl)glutathione dehydrogenase/class III alcohol dehydrogenase, which codes for MKTRAAVAFAAKQPLEIVELDLEGPKAGEVLVEIMATGICHTDAYTLDGFDSEGIFPSVLGHEGAGIVREVGAGVTSVKPGDHVIPLYTPECRQCKSCLSGKTNLCTAIRATQGKGLMPDGTTRFSYKGKPIYHYMGCSTFSNFTVLPEIAVAKIREDAPFQSACYIGCGVTTGVGAVTNTAKVQVGDNVVVFGLGGIGLNVIQGARLAGANLIIGVDINPAREEWGKRFGMTHFLNSKGMSREEVVAKVVEMTDGGADYTFDATGNTEVMRTALEACHRGWGTSVIIGVAEAGKEIATRPFQLVTGRNWRGTAFGGAKGRTDVPKIVDMYMTGKIEIDPMITHVMGLEEINTAFDLMHEGKSIRSVVVF
- a CDS encoding flagellar biosynthetic protein FliR; the protein is MNVLDFGFGSLEAQLWQIFFLSIRCGAALMAAPMVGGTAVPAPLRILLSLTLGFFIATWVPLSAPPPEMLSIAAILAILPEIAVGLMLGFVLQLAFAIPLIAAEQISGTMGLAIATSIDPASGAQSGALGTFFGLVLSLLFYATGAHLLWFELLIESYRLLPAGQFAFGAWRAEAVVMFMGYGLAAAAAIALPVVLVLLLVQIVTGLIARSAPSLNLFALGLPAGVLAGIAALIIAMPVMVGQLRGVIESALEQSSALIEAR
- the fliD gene encoding flagellar filament capping protein FliD, which produces METAGSSIISALGAGSGVDFTKLASDISAATYAAQRNQITARKTSLEAQVSAASQLRGAITGLASALGDRVRTGDLAPKGTLANPAVATVTVPPGLSPRGSFSLEVTQLARSQTLLSRPLASRDALVGEGTLTLRFGTVSGTSFTPDAARAGIDIAVTDTDTLATLASKINTASGGAVQAYVATGTNGAQLVMKGREGAANGFQLEATGMGGGPVAGDLEYLGWTPASGGALLQSTARNATLSLDGVAMTSPTNRVTGLPGGFTLDLAATNTGAPTTLSFGTSTTAITSVMEDFVVALNDIVGQLNDLAAPIGGELGNDPGAREFRRDLAGLSGRVVMPGAGTNDPRTLADLGLALNRDGTFKLDTARLNRSLETNPDAVAAMFTTGVNGVFATVDRFARESSLVTDPVSLGGSLSRYEKQLAASDERLTRIAEQQEALRERLTREFTASERRVAASQSTLAFLRQQVDIWSNSDN
- a CDS encoding lipopolysaccharide biosynthesis protein; protein product: MADPTETPAPRPSLAAQVRTAVIWRSGSQVLTQIVSWASTLIVIRLLAPEDYGLFAMAQVMLTLLSTMNGWGLASALIREDEVSEERLRQTLGMLILLNGGLALTQFIAAPLVAAWFEQPMVTQLLRVQSLLYLAVPFCALPHAILSRRMDFRRPAQVRLAAALAGAITALTGALSGWGVWTLVSAPMMMLLTEAVGMTWAARAPIRPSFRFTGARHIAGFGGVMTATQIFWFVQSQADVMIAGRVLDPHSLGVYTTGLFLAQLMAAKFVPPINEVAYAAYSRQQTEGQADQIAPALLATVRLVMLVGLPAYAGLAVVAPVLVPVLLGDKWVGIVPLLPILAGAMAMLTLQILFSPATNARGFPGIALKVTMLGSVVMPLAFFTGSYWGVAGFVWGWVGGMAVLLAATIALSRGVLGFSLAGLGRAILPPLAAALVMAGGVALMLRALPQTLPPLAALASAVALGVALYLGALHLIAPDRLAEALRFVRNRGASEDAPAPLPAE